The window AACCTTAAGGTCATTACCATTCGGAAGAGTCATTGGTGGGCCAATGACAGCAGCCATTCAGGCGCAATCTTTAGCCGCACAGGCCACAGTCAATTTCATCAAGGAAGTTGGATTTACTAGAGAAGACAGTACACCTTCGGCTGGAGAAGCATCAGATGCAAATGGTGATATGGGTGAAGTCAGAAATGTAACCTTCAAGTACAGAAGAAAATCTGTAGCAGGGGAAGGCGGAACTAATGGAGACGGAGAAGAAGAAGTTAACCTAACTGTACCAATTCTGACCATTGTCCCCATTCCCTATATCAGAATTGAAGAAATGACTATTCAATTCACTGCGAACATCA is drawn from Belliella baltica DSM 15883 and contains these coding sequences:
- a CDS encoding DUF2589 domain-containing protein, which encodes MSYANRTLRSLPFGRVIGGPMTAAIQAQSLAAQATVNFIKEVGFTREDSTPSAGEASDANGDMGEVRNVTFKYRRKSVAGEGGTNGDGEEEVNLTVPILTIVPIPYIRIEEMTIQFTANITEQQEYSRGSANNSSVATDTSIDFKAGSFLSPVKFGLNAKVSTRHNKSETSNSKTNNSTQYTIDINLKAVQDEMPAGLAKILHIMENAILEKPVTTP